A portion of the Diprion similis isolate iyDipSimi1 chromosome 4, iyDipSimi1.1, whole genome shotgun sequence genome contains these proteins:
- the LOC124405335 gene encoding signal transducing adapter molecule 1, with translation MGLFSNSPFDADVEKATNEKNTSEEWGLIMDICDKVGNSSQNAKDCLRSIVRRLNAQDPHIVMQAVTLLDACASNCGKTFHLEIASRDFEGELRRLIARCQPKVAEKLKSLLKKWAEGDFKTDPQLNLIPSLYNKLKSEGLDFSSVPDMPKQTVISRDPNVVTNSQEEEDIAKAIELSLKENKQHHHSTISHSSPSAKKSSSLYPSVSTALSSASSTDGRKVRALYDFEAAEDNELTFLAGEIIHILDDTDPNWWKGTNHRGEGLFPSNFVTADLSVEPEQFTKLEHGNKKSVQFAEEVEVKTVKHEPEIIEVEIDEPKMDRLLHLLHEADPECDSTDTQEMLDLEEQVTAMGPLIDAALEKVDRRHAQLTQLSSDLVDALNLYHTLMREPPPPTPTNYTLPKMPPTHVNAYQFPNQGPPPPLMYNGMPQQPSFNTAGMPPGAYPPGIPGNEYMGPGNMGNVNLPRFHMQPGPPPSGHPQGPPPPGPDRTNLPYPQQGFPPQGGPAGGSYAGPPGPPVNQQPQYAPPNGQHMM, from the exons ATGGggcttttctcaaattcaccGTTTGACGCTGACGTTG AGAAGGCAACCAATGAGAAAAATACGTCTGAAGAATGGGGATTGATAATGGATATATGCGACAAAGTAGGCAACTCTAGCCAGAACGCTAAAGATTGTCTTCGCTCCATTGTCAGGAGGTTAAATGCTCAAGATCCACACATTGTTATGCAAGCTGTAACT ctGTTGGATGCTTGCGCGAGCAACTGTGGAAAGACATTTCACTTGGAAATAGCATCCAGAGATTTTGAAGGCGAATTGAGAAGGTTGATAGCCCGTTGTCAACCAAAAGTAGCGGAAAAGCTAAAATCACTATTGAAGAAATGGGCTGAAGGAGATTTTAAGACGGATCCACAACTTAATTTGATTCCTAGTTTATACAACAAATTAAAGAGCGAGGGCTTGGATTTCTCATCTGTCCCAGATATG CCTAAACAGACCGTTATCAGTAGAGATCCGAACGTTGTAACAAATTCtcaggaagaagaagatattGCAAAAG CAATAGAACTTTCGTTAAAAGAGAACAAACAACATCATCATTCTACCATCTCGCACAGTTCACCATCGGCAAAGAAGTCTAGCAGTTTATATCCCAGTGTCAGTACAGCGTTGAGTTCAGCTAGTAGTACAGATGGAAGAAAAGTTCGAGCTCTGTACGATTTTGAGGCAGCTGAAGATAATGAGCTCACATTTCTAGCTGGGGAAATAA TTCACATTCTCGATGATACCGATCCGAATTGGTGGAAAGGAACAAATCACAGAGGAGAAGGCTTGTTTCCATCTAATTTTGTCACAGCGGATTTATCCGTTGAACCTGAACAATTTACAA AACTGGAACACGGCAATAAAAAGTCCGTGCAATTTGCGGAGGAAGTTGAAGTGAAGACGGTCAAACATGAGCCAGAGATAATCGAGGTTGAAATTGATGAACCTAAAATGGACCGACTTCTCCACCTGCTGCATGAGGCTGACCCTGAGTGCGATTCGACTGACACGCAGGAAATGTTAGATTTGGAAG AACAAGTTACAGCTATGGGACCACTTATAGATGCAGCTCTGGAGAAGGTCGATAGGCGACATGCCCAACTAACGCAATTAAGCTCGGACCTGGTGGATGCTCTCAATCTGTATCACACGTTAATGAGGGAACCGCCACCCCCGACCCCGACGAATTACACGTTACCAAAAATGCCTCCAACCCACGTCAATGCTTACCAATTTCCAAACCAAGGACCGCCTCCACCTCTC ATGTACAATGGCATGCCTCAGCAGCCTTCATTCAACACAGCGGGTATGCCTCCAGGAGCATATCCACCTGGTATACCCGGGAACGAATACATGGGTCCCGGAAACATGGGAAACGTGAATTTACCGCGTTTTCACATGCAGCCTGGCCCGCCACCGTCTGGTCATCCTCAGGGCCCACCACCACCTGGGCCTGATCGAACAAATCTACCTTATCCTCAACAAGG CTTTCCACCACAAGGAGGTCCTGCAGGAGGTTCTTATGCTGGGCCACCAGGGCCTCCAGTCAATCAACAACCTCAATATGCTCCTCCAAATGGACAGCATATGATGTAA